Proteins found in one Acipenser ruthenus chromosome 18, fAciRut3.2 maternal haplotype, whole genome shotgun sequence genomic segment:
- the LOC117423305 gene encoding CMP-N-acetylneuraminate-beta-galactosamide-alpha-2,3-sialyltransferase 2-like, with protein MHCKRRMCSGLAIFLLTAALIVVYMQMNHYNFIVHTDSTHIKELLSESNQTFTTVPPESPRACSCTKCISEKGVSAWFDKRFNSSTQPLLTAKDDNLPQPALSWWLALQQSHIDVKVNEVVAEVFAVLPGTDQDMTGDPSQCRRCAVVGNSGNLRGSLYGNLIDSHDVVMRMNKAVTSGFESDVGRKTTHHFLYPESAIDLPADVHLVLVPFKTLDLQWIASALSTGQITKTYMEVKQFIKADKDKVMVISPAFLKYVNDKWTEHHGRYPSTGMLAVIFALHTCDEVSVFGYGADVNGNWHHYWEENKYASAFRKTGVHSADFETETLRKLVEEGKIRLYTPERTARPVNKYIRKT; from the exons ATGCACTGCAAGAGGAGAATGTGCTCCGGCCTGGCCATCTTTCTCCTGACAGCGGCTCTCATTGTGGTCTACATGCAAATGAACCACTACAATTTCATAGTGCACACAGACAGCACCCATATTAAAGAACTTTTATCTGAGAGCAACCAAACTTTCACCACAGTCCCCCCAGAGAGCCCCCGAGCCTGCAGCTGCACCAAGTGCATCTCTGAGAAGGGCGTGTCAGCCTGGTTCGATAAGCGCTTCAACTCCAGCACACAGCCACTGCTCACTGCCAAAGATGACAATCTCCCTCAGCCTGCCCTGAGCTGGTGGCTG GCTTTGCAGCAATCCCACATAGATGTGAAAGTAAATGAAGTGGTAGCTGAGGTGTTTGCTGTGCTGCCTGGGACAGACCAGGACATGACGGGCGACCCATCCCAGTGCAGGAGATGTGCCGTGGTGGGCAACTCAGGAAACTTGCGGGGATCCCTTTACGGCAATTTGATCGATTCCCACGATGTTGTGATGAG GATGAACAAAGCTGTAACCAGCGGGTTTGAGTCGGACGTGGGGCGCAAGACAACGCACCACTTCTTGTACCCAGAGAGTGCCATTGATCTCCCAGCTGACGTCCATCTGGTCCTTGTGCCCTTTAAAACACTGGACCTGCAGTGGATTGCAAGCGCACTTTCAACCGGACAGATAACCAA GACGTACATGGAAGTCAAACAGTTTATCAAGGCTGACAAAGACAAG GTGATGGTAATCAGCCCAGCCTTCTTGAAATATGTCAATGACAAATGGACAGAGCATCATGGGAGATATCCTTCCACCGGCATGCTGGCGGTGATATTTGCACTGCACACCTGTGACGAG GTGTCCGTGTTCGGCTACGGCGCCGACGTCAATGGGAACTGGCACCACTACTGGGAAGAAAACAAATACGCCAGCGCTTTCCGGAAAACAGGAGTTCACAGTGCCGACTTTGAGACTGAAACCCTCAGGAAGCTGGTTGAAGAAGGAAAAATCAGACTGTATACTCCAGAACGAACCGCACGTCCAGTCAATAAATACATTCGAAAGACATAA